Proteins encoded by one window of Perca fluviatilis chromosome 13, GENO_Pfluv_1.0, whole genome shotgun sequence:
- the LOC120570961 gene encoding uncharacterized protein LOC120570961 — translation MAQSGSVASADLPIEDDNEDASLAAKSAAKQLIVTTATKTEGSDAGAEMKSSSSSSDGADDGPRPSKVPKDGEEKDDREVEEGGRGGRGHAHAAGFVFTVVRERDDDRRRHGGGISLGSTQTQQGARSGPGGESRLRGNDDDGQATDFSSGFTDRAPLPCRKPELSDAIGSPLHPWTPDALSTNEVSSLEGGSTLAAGGR, via the exons ATGGCGCAGTCGGGCTCGGTGGCGTCTGCCGACCTGCCGATCGAAGACGACAACGAGGACGCGTCTCTCGCCGCCAAGAGCGCCGCTAAACAGCTGATCGTAACCACGGCGACGAAGACGGAGGGCTCGGACGCCGGAGCCGAGatgaagagcagcagcagcagcagcgacgGCGCCGACGATGGTCCTCGTCCCTCCAAAGTCCCGAAAGATGGCGAGGAAAAGGACGACcgggaggtggaggagggaggaagaggaggaagaggccaCGCCCACGCCGCCGGATTCGTCTTCACTGTCGTCCGAGAACGGGACGATGACCGGCGCCGTCACGGAGGAGGAATCTCTCTCGGCTCGACTCAGACACAACAAGGagccag GTCTGGACCTGGAGGAGAGTCTCGTCTCCGTGGCAACGACGACGACGGGCAGGCCACTGACTTCAGCAGCGGGTTCACAGACCGGGCGCCCCTCCCCTGCCGAAAGCCCGAGCTGTCGGACGCCATCGGCTCACCGCTGCACCCCTGGACGCCGGACGCCCTCTCAACCAACGAGGTTTCCAGTTTGGAAGGAGGATCGACGCTGGCAGCTGGAGGCCGGTGA